The Delphinus delphis chromosome 7, mDelDel1.2, whole genome shotgun sequence genome includes a window with the following:
- the LOC132428741 gene encoding LOW QUALITY PROTEIN: zinc finger protein 736-like (The sequence of the model RefSeq protein was modified relative to this genomic sequence to represent the inferred CDS: inserted 1 base in 1 codon), whose amino-acid sequence MAASQGLLTFQDVVIEFSQDKWEFLDSTQWELYRDVMLENYKNVVSLGPVSKPDLVTFMEQRRXPWDVKGMETIAIHPGTGDPTQVEDGDFRLSIRFLGHHPVSSPPTNQKKVTHPAALTPYFAYKNFSLKTMGEFGVFYSTSHLLSLLSPAINLSLLKKKKKITINIPKK is encoded by the exons atggcAGCTTCTCAGGGACTGCTGACATTCCAGGATGTAGTCATAGAATTTTCCCAGGATAAGTGGGAATTTCTGGACAGCACTCAATGGGAATTGTACAGGGATGTGATGTTAGAGAACTATAAAAACGTGGTCTCCTTGGGTCCTGTCTCTAAGCCAGACCTGGTCACCTTTATGGAGCAAAGAA GTCCCTGGGATGTGAAGGGAATGGAGACAATAGCCATACACCCAGGAACTGGggaccccacccaggtggaggatggtgacttcaGGCTGAGCATAAGATTCCTGGGGCACCACCCTGtttcctcaccaccaaccaaccagaagaaagtcacacaccctgcagccctcaccccatattttgcctataaaaacttctcccTGAAAACCATGGGGGAATTTGGGGTTTTTTACAGCACAAGCCACCTGTTGTCTTTGCTtagccctgcaataaacctttctctgctcaaaaaaaaaaaaaaaattaccatcaaCATACCAAAGAAATGA